Part of the Pueribacillus theae genome, CATTAAGCCTTTCGTTAAAAAGGCAGATTCGCGCAATCGCTCGCTTAACGTATCATAATTGAATGTGGTAACAGAAAAAATAGCTGAATCGGGTTTAAAGTGAATCGTTGTGCCCGTTTTTCTTGCTGTTCCAGTCTCTAGAAGGGTTGTAGCTGGCTTCCCTCCATTTTCAAATCGCTGCTTATAGGAATGTCCGTCACGATTGATTGATACTTCAAGCCACTCGCTAAGCGCATTTACTACTGACGCACCAACGCCGTGGAGGCCTCCGCTTGTTTTATATCCGCCTTGGCCGAACTTTCCTCCTGCGTGAAGAACGGTTAAAATGACTTCGGGTGTAGGTTTGCCAGATTGATGCATGCCGACTGGCATTCCTCTCCCCTCATCCTGAACACTAACACTATTATCTTCATGAATGGTAACGATGATTTTATTTCCAAATCCAGCCAATGCTTCATCAACTGAGTTGTCAACGATCTCATAAACGAGATGATGAAGCCCCCGGCTATCTGTGCTGCCAATATACATTCCTGGGCGCTTTCGAACCGCTTCTAACCCTTCTAGAACTTGTATCGTATCATCGTTGTATTCAACGTTGGTTCTTGTCATGTAAAAAGTCGAGCTCCTTTCAATACTGCGATAATCCAAGTTTACCATAAGGGAACGCGCGTTTCCATTTTTTTAAAAATATAAAGAAAGTAGAAATTTGTCACTTTCGCATATTTAGATTAATCCGGCTTCTGACCTCTGGCTTCTATAAGAAAGACACGTCAGCGTTTTTCTTATAGAAGCAGAAGACGTAGCATAATTAGAATAGCATAGTTATTGAAAAAAAGAACCCGGCTTTCGCCGAGTTAATTGTAGAGAGTAGAAGAGAAAGGAACTACCTATTTCTATATTTTGCATGCTCCACCTTTATGCAACGATTCATCACAACAGTAACGCCATTCTTTTCAGCGTATTCTCTCGCTTCTTCATTCTCAACACCAAGTTGGCCCCAAAGGACGTCCGCTCCGATTTCAACTGTTTCTTTTGCGATTTCCGGAAGGAATTTGCTTTGGCGAAATACATTCACTACATCAACATGGCCATCAATGTCTTTTAAAGAGGAAACGGCAGGTATTCCTTTCCACTCTTTAATCATCGGATTCACTGGAATAATTTCATACCCTGCATTTTGCATGGCCTCAGTGACCCCGTAAGATGTACGTTCAGGATTGTCCGACAACCCGACAACTGCTATTCTTTTCTTTTCGTTAATTATTTTTCGAATCGTTTCTTCTAAATTACCTGTCGCCATTTCTACCACCTCTTTTTTACTTTCTATTCTAACATGAATTATATTCCATTTAGAATGGATTTCCAAAAATCGGCTTTTCTAATTATTCTTTCCCCGCAAGCCAAAAAATTGATAATAATCTGTCTTGATATTCCCATTATATAATTTTCGCTTTTTTGAAGCTTTTTTCCCATAAAGTTTTTCAAAGTCTTCATTAGAAGTGATAACGTAAACA contains:
- a CDS encoding CoA-binding protein, which codes for MATGNLEETIRKIINEKKRIAVVGLSDNPERTSYGVTEAMQNAGYEIIPVNPMIKEWKGIPAVSSLKDIDGHVDVVNVFRQSKFLPEIAKETVEIGADVLWGQLGVENEEAREYAEKNGVTVVMNRCIKVEHAKYRNR